Genomic window (Diabrotica undecimpunctata isolate CICGRU chromosome 6, icDiaUnde3, whole genome shotgun sequence):
AAACGAATAGAGGGATTTGCAGCCATCGACTTAGTAACGCTGAAacgtaaattaaaaataataaaaactgtaTCCCGAcaagaactaaaaatatttttaaatctatgaCAAATGTATCGAGTACAGATAATCTGTACACTTCAAAGCTATTTGATATGCCAGGGCAGATCCGTTGACAAAAGAACGTAACTATAACCAGAGATACAACAAACAATATGGTAAGTATTATTTGAAAACGCATTATctcattaatattttttctaattataATTGAGAAGTCAAAGAGAAAAACCTCCTAGTCTGCGCATAGCGACGGAATAATCGTCAGGTTCCGAAGGAGCCCCTCTCTATCTTAACAGGTCGGGTCGGGTTCAGCATTTCAGTGATCCTCTTTCTTCGTTTAGCGACTTTGTTGGTGTGTTCTAGTTTGCCAGTTGATTCTATTTGAACGATAGTAAAGTAGTGAGTACATACTAATTAAAATGAAAAGTAGAGGTAGCGATTGTAGTGATGTAGATGTGGGAACTGCTGCTAAAAAAATAGGCCGTGTTCGTGACGTTATGAAAATTGTGAGAGCCACCACTCATAAGGTAGGGCCGGATTGCAAGTGCCACTGTTTTCGTTGTTTTGAGAACGTCAATGAAGCTGAAAGGCGATGCATTTTGACTCAATTCAATGAACTTACTAACTACGGCGATTAGAATCGGTATTTAGGTGGTCTGGTAACTGTTCTTCCAGTTATGCGTCGAGGAATTCGAGTGGGTACAGGGACACCTAATATTGCTTCCTATTCCTATCATATTAAGAGTGGCAGTATATTTCAAAGCATTCTTATCCATTCATGGAATTTATGTTTTCCCATTCTGCAAATAATTCAAGAATCACTGGCCTCAACTGGCACTGTATCATTAGATGCTAGAGGAAAACACGAAAATAGGCCAAAATTTCTGAAGATACTATTGTCAAAGTGACAGAATTTGTTGGTTTCTTGAACGAAAGAAAATCGCATTATTCACGGAAAAAAGGTAAGAAAACTTACCTCCCTGAAGATCTCAACATAACTAAGATACATACTATGTACTTAGAAAAAAGTCCCGATAATAAATTATCGTATGACAAGTTTAGCGAAATTgtgtaaaaaaagtttaaaattgcATTAAGTTTTCCTATGAAAGGCACCTGTAGCTACTGTGATACTATAAAAGTGGAAATATCTACCCTTTCTCAGAAATTAGATGCCAGCAGTGATGATTAGAAAACCCAAGTCTTGGAGAAATTACTAGAAAAAAGAACACGAGAAACAATTTCATCTTGCGAGAAGTGAAAAATTGTATTTTgtgaaaagaaaatattaaaaattgtcaTCAAAAGCAATCGATAACGAAGCCATAATCATagacttttaaaaaaatttaccaacCCCTAATGTGACCTCAAACGATGTCTACTATAAACGGCAACTTAATGTTATAAGCTTTAATGTACATTTATTGGCCGATTCTACCTCTGTTTTTTATACTTATGACAAATAGGTACCAAAAAAGGAAGCTGACGATGTGTGTTCGATGATACCTTACTTTGTGTATAGCGTACTGTCATCTCAGGTTCACAAAATTAGATATTTTGCGAGTCTTGTtgagggcaaaataaaaattacaccgTTTTTCGGTTCCTTCATTATCTAGTTCAGACATAAGGACGGTTTGAGTTCCAGAAATCTGGAAAAATAGACCTCAATTTATCTTTCACAAGAATACCTATTCTGGGTTATTTGGAAGCTCGCTGTTTAAATGCAAAGTTAAATGAAACCCAAAAAGAAATTTAACGAAAGCTCATAATATCACAACTCCGGAAGTTACTAGCCACAATCATCCCGAAGCTTTGTACAACGGCCCACTTCCTTTCAAAGCAATATTTGGAAAACGTAAACTCTAGAAAGTTCTACACTGATTTACAAGGTACTGAACAGGAGGGAAGTTCGGAggaagaaacattttgtgacgcaGAAGCTTGAAGGTACTGGGGAAAAACGTTCATTATCCATGTCGGTACACTCAATTTTTTGTATGATGTtttcctctgtaaatatgtcaaCGTACCACCAAAAAAACTTACCGATTTATATACCGGTTgagttaaaacaatttgttttaatttgaaatataaaatatcGATTTTCATGAAAACTGTTTTTGTGGACTCAGATTGTTTTTTCCTAAATTCTCTATtactattaattaataatttcttttatAAATTAATCACTTAATATTGCCACGGTACAGCTCCTTTCCCATAAAAATAATTTACTAGTTCATCACGCGAAAGACTTGCAGCTTGTGAATAATTATTGACTACTAAATGCCCGATCGACTGCAGAGGTTTAACTTCTGCTCTGTCAACTAAACCATTATGCAGATATACTCTGAAACTTGTTCTGAGTCAGTTGTGTAACGCACAAAAATCTTTTATTACTAAATCCATAGTTTCCTCGTTTAAATTATTAGTTTTACAAAAAATTCGAAATCTTTTACTTACTGTATCAAAATTTCAAGTGTATTTTGTATAAAAACAATAACTATATCAAAACgtataacataaatatttattataaccaaaacaatAATACGACATATACTACAAAGCACAAACAGATCTTGATATTATCTTAATATGTGTTTATCAAAATGTGATGATTGTATATTTGTGTGcaaagtaataaaaattacacAGACCCTAAACTACTTGAGAATAATTATATCACTTTTTATAATAGTCTGACTCTCAGGTGACAGTTCCGATAAAGTTTCCCATTTGTTATCTTTACTTCGGCAACTGTCTGAAGGCGGTGTGTCATTAGACAAATCAGGAGTGCGAACTTTGATCGTGTCATCATCATCAGAGTTTTTAAATCCTGTGTTTAAAGAAGTTGGGTCGTTACAAGCAATTGGAGTGTCTGTCACTAAGGTATTTGTTGAAGGTGCTTGATGACTGTTGCTCAGACAGTTACATTTTGAAGGATCTGTATGTACTTCAACAACACAAGTAGAATTTTGGGCTTTACCAGGAAAATATTCAGTCATTTTTAACTTCTCCTGAAATACCTTAGAAGTTGTCTTAAGCTTTTGGCCCTGCTTTAAGTTCATTACCTCTTCCTTTCGGCAAACACCACTCTGAACATAACCAGCAAATGGTTGACTCCGTTCATATGGAGATCTTCTGTAGCTTGATTGATTTCTATTGTACAACGCTTTACATTTTTTGGCATATAAAAGCTTGTCTACTGCTTGAAAAAAACTGTTATTGCACAAAGTAAGTACTGTGTGAATCGTAGCTGGATGTGTTTCTAAAAAATAGGTGCAAATGAAGATTTAGAGTTGCAAAAAATAAATACGTACCTTAGTAAAACGAtaaagaagtcacaaaatttgaatttggtaaaaaatattaataaatagttaGAAATTAACTTTGTTTTTACCTGGAAAAAGT
Coding sequences:
- the LOC140442949 gene encoding uncharacterized protein encodes the protein MQLPTEKTATKKHQTLFNNQPVTCPWNSVQPYTNATSRNHTEPSTSCNNKDKAIPTIQQSSSQFFYFLRLMQLFPETHPATIHTVLTLCNNSFFQAVDKLLYAKKCKALYNRNQSSYRRSPYERSQPFAGYVQSGVCRKEEVMNLKQGQKLKTTSKVFQEKLKMTEYFPGKAQNSTCVVEVHTDPSKCNCLSNSHQAPSTNTLVTDTPIACNDPTSLNTGFKNSDDDDTIKVRTPDLSNDTPPSDSCRSKDNKWETLSELSPESQTIIKSDIIILK